The DNA sequence ACGGACGAACCTGTCCCCTGACAGAGGTGAGAAATCAGCTGTCCCGGGAACTCCTGGCCTGGCTGGGTTCCTGCTGTGCCGCTCGAGGTGATGCTGGAGCGACAAATGTCCTGTGAAAGTCTCTGCTGCAAGAGTCCACTCACTGGAGAGGTTAATTACAGGCGTGCGTCCTTCCAAAACCTCAGAGTGTGCGATTGCTGCTAGATAACTCAGGTGTATTAGCTGTCCTGCTGCAAAAACACAGTGGAGGTGAGACGCTTGGGTTTGTGAAGTAAGCGAGGTGAGGTCAGCCCTGGGCAGGACAAACCCGACCGTGCCTAGCTGTCTTGTGGTGCATGTTGTGAGTCCCTCGGCTCCACTATGTCTGTAGAACTCCACTGCAAAAATAACcccctccagaaaaaaaaaacaccttttgcTTTGAAGATGTAGCATGCTCTTCTCCACGGTAGGTTCATGTCCCTCCCCTCCTGTTCTCTAGTAAAGTCATTGGATGCGGCTGTGGAAATCACATTGTTTCTTCTTACTGTGTCCCAGGGTCTACTCTGCCTCATATTTCTCTGCATCACAATGGATTTTAGTCTTCCTGGTAGAAAAATGTGTGGCTGTGCTTGGAAAGGGAGCATGGGCTGCCAGGGCTCCGGGCTGGATCCAGTAATTGGCCACATCACCCGTCCTGCCAAATGAGACGATTTCCCCACTTGTGTGTGACACAATCTGATCTGCCTCGTGTGTTTAGAAAGACACGGGCTTTCCAAGTGTTCTCTGTCTGAATCCTCAGCACCTCGAGAGGGACCTAAATGCCACCCTTCAGCCTCTGCTGCCGAAAAACACAGAGGAGGAATCATTGGCGGGCAGAGGTGCCTGGTTTTGACGTAGGAGCCAGCACTGACACGTGATGTTGTTTTCCCTGTTGTCTCGGCTGTAGGTGTATCTTGTTGACTCTGGGTGccagccagaaaaaaataaatgcctgtGCTAATAGCCTGGTTGTGTTTGACTCCTGCaaaggcagcgaggaagggacTGGGTGAGGTTGAAGTTCACTGGGATCTTAGTTCACaactgcagctgagctgcagacaAAGGAATGGGCCGACCTGGCAAACTGTGCTGATTTTATAGATGTAGATGTAATTAAATACTTTGTCTGCACgttacaaaatgtttttaagcagTGGCAAATAGGACACAAACCCTGAAGGCAACTCAGCCTCACCTCCCAGTGGCAATGTATCCTTGGCTGAACTGGGACTGAGCAGGAGGCACCTGCGCTCCGGTGTCCCAGCACAAATCAGAGAATCAcgggatggtttgggttgaagggaccttcccagctcccccagtgccccccctgccatgagcagggacatctgcaccagctcaggttgctcagagccccatccagcctggcctgggatgtctccagggatggttcatccaccacctctctggccaacctgggccaggctctcaccaccctcgggggcaacaattccttccttatgtccagcttgaatctcccctcctttggtTTGACGAGCTTTTCTGAAGACAGGGTGCACAACAGTAGATACtttttctggctgctgctggacttGGCTTTTTGCTGCGGGGTCTGGTCAGTCTGAAGAAAAAGTCCTGATGCTGCTGAGCTGGTGTGGTGGGCAGGGCAGCGACCCATACCTTGGCAATGAGTGAGAATGTCTTACCTCTTATTCTCCCGACAGGTTCTCGTGACAGAAAGGCAACCGGGAGACTCTCTTCACCCAAGCAAGAGCGACAGAGAGGCCAGAACCCAAAACCTTCTCCTGCGCAGACAGACAGGTCAGTGTCCGCTTGTTCTGCTGCGTCTCTTGTCAGCCAGGCTGGGGCTCACAATTCTCCAGCGGTTCAGTCCCTCCTCCCAGGGCTCTGGCTGTAATTTCCAATTGCCACGGAGGCCCAGCAAGAGGAAGGACACGAAGCTCCTTGCGCAGGAGCCAGAGGTGCTCAGGGCTTCACACGGAAGCCACCGACTAAACCGTTCCAGCTCAGAAATGAGCAGGAGCCTTGGAGGGTTTTCTTGAGATCAGTCCCAGCAAGAAGAGCCAACTGGGTTAGGCGCAGGCTCACTCATGCCAGCACCTCTGCCTCTCGTTAGCGCTGTGTAGTgctaatgagaaagaaaatacaccCCTTTGCCTGCTGCTGAGGTCCTTGTGGCACCAGCCTTGCATTCCCTTTTGTAGCCCGACGTACCCTCAGCTGCTCACTGTGCTGCTGTGAGATGTTAAAACGTGACCCCTGCGTGGTGACCAGCCCTGGCTTTGCACCTTTCTGTCCCCTCCGGTGGCAGGTGACCAGCTCACAGCCAGTTTCTTGGCAGCTtgtagctgctgctgtgctgggaatgATCCCGTTGCAGAACTGGATGTGTGGCTCCAGGGACGTGGGCTGGGCTCAGCTCAGAGCCAGCTGGCTCAAGGCTTGCGGAGCACGGTGTGCAGCACACCTGAAGCCTCCGCCGTCCTCCTCGCCCGCAGCCGGCCTGCGCTGCTTTGCATGTCTCTGGTGTCATCTCGCTGAGGATCTCCAGGAGCAAACAAACAGCCCTGTCCTGCGTCCCTTGGCCGGCCAGACTCGTGTCATCCCCTCTCCTCAGCCTGGGGCACAAGCGAGCCTCAATTTCTGTGTGTCAGAGTGTTCCCAAACCAAACCTGAGCCCCGGCGGCCACAGCCCTGTCCTTCTTCAGCCCTCAGGTCCTGTTTTCTAGCAGCGAAGACGAACCTCAGCCTTCCCAGGCTGGTGGTGGTGACCACATCCTTGGTTCTTGAccctcctctgcctgctgctgtgtggGTTGGTGGTGTCACTGGTGGgtctgaggtgccacagccacCCCGGGGTGGGTAGGGACACTCTGGGTTTCTCTAGGGCAGCTGAATGGTGAGTCCGTGTCCCGTTTGGAACTCCCTGGGGCTGCGTGAGCATCACCTAGCTTCTCTTGAGCGTGGTACAGAAGGGTGGCGCTGGCATCAGCAAGAGGGGACAGTGACTCCCACCGCTGCCATCTGCAGCAGTGGCACAGGCTTTACCAAGTGCTCTGAGTCATTAGAAAGCaagtgctagatttaggttatggttggacttgattttaagggtctcttccaaccagtatgattctatgattctatgaatatgATTCTAAAGCACCAGCTGGGGCTCACACTGCGCCTTTGCTGCGTTACCGAGCTGGCAGCGCTGCAAACCCCGGCAGGCTCGTGCCACTGCTGCACTCCTCGGTCCTGTCATCGTGTCCCACTGCAAGAAGCGGTGGCCTGTGGTGGGAAGAGCCGctggctgcttttctccagccCTGGTCACAGCCCAAGCCAGAAAAAGCCACCAGTGCCAGCAATGGGGACTGGTGGCTCCTGTCCTCCCCGTGCGGGGCCAGCAGTGTCCCCCGGCTTTGATTTGCTCCTGCAGCAATGGCTTCAACcgcagcagagcagcactggaacagaacTGGAGCGCGACACTGCGTGTTTGTGAGCTCCCCGCAACCGCTGGATCCTCACTGGGACACCTGGGGAAGGATTTGAGAGCCGGGGGGGGTTCAGAGCTGCCCTGCACTTACCCGTGACACCGTCCCCTCATTGCTCGTGCGACCGAGCGCTCTCTCACACGTGTGTCCCCGCAGCAGCTGGCATGGCCTTTGGGGTCGCTGTCATGGTGGCACCAGGTTTAAATCTAAATGTCCCGTGGCACCAAGTTTAAAATTCTCCCCAgagcaaatctttttttttttttttttttttttaaactgtttcagCCAGTTTTCCAACCTCAGACCTTGCACCTTGCCcctgtttttttcccactggCGCTCAGAGCCATGTTTTCCGCTGGAGCAGCTGCCGAAGGGGTTTGTTTCCAGTGCGGTGAGCTGCCGGCGAGCGCCATCTCACcaccctctcctctcctctcctccctgccaggAAACGCCAGCTCTCGCCGCAGTCCAAGAGCTCCAGCAAAGTCACGAGCATCCCGGGCAAAGCGGCCGAGCCGGGTCCCGCGGGCGCCAAGGCGGGCAAGTCCAGCACCCTGTCGCGCCGGGAGGAGCTCCTGAAGCAGCTGAAGGCGGTGGAAGACGCCATCGCTCGCAAACGGGCCAAAATCCCGGGGAAAGTATAGTGGGGAGAGCATCGCTCTGCCCCTTAGTGACTCttcatgtttttataaataGCATACAAGCGGCCACTTTGGGATTTTGCAGTTCTGTCTTATTTTGGCTGCGattctttttaaggaaaaaaaaaaaaaaccaaaacaaaacgacaacaacccacacacacacacacacaaaaaaattaaatattgaagTTTTGTCAGCTGAGAAGCCCGTGAGGACTCGCTCCGGCTCCTGAAGGGCGAGTGGGGCCCGTCCCTGGCTCTGCCAGCGCCGGTTCCGTGTAAATCCTGCACCGAGGACTCCAGCCCCGTCGGATGCTCTcgctctccctctttctctcctctcctctttgctaGCCTCGAGTTGTATTCTCCTAGTTAGCCCTGCTGTGTGTTGAGTGTCTTCAGCGATGCAGTTCCATATACTGTGTAACGAAAGAGCCGAAAACTGCTGTGAACTACTGGCGACATCACcttctccccctgccctcccgccccaggaacaaaaatatatatatatattcttgaCTAAAGTCTGATTGGGAAAATGACCTTTTATTTGAAGCATCGGATTGTTTGAGTTGATTTAAAGGAGCCCTGAAGGTGTTGTGGGGATGTCTGTCTGACAAGGAGggtccttttttccttttttttttttttttttgtttgtttttttgttttgttttgttttgtttttgagggATCTCCctgaaataaagtattttgataaccagttcttccttttgctgctgttctctgcctGCCCCcgtcctccttctccccttcctgGGGTGAGGAGTCTGTTCCCCCCCATCTTTGGAGTGTTCAGTTTATTTTTCGtgtggctggaggagctgctgcatcAAGTCACCACCAAAATGGGTGCAAATCCCACTGctccagtaaaaaaaaacaaagtgtgGCTATACCCGCTCCTGCAGCTGTGCAAAACTGCTTTCCCACATCCCCCTCCCACTAGCGCTGTGCGTCCCGCTGTACTGGGACAACTGGGCTGCTATGGGGACAGACCCTGGCCCAGCGGCGTTTCCCTGCACGCCGAAGGTGTTGGGCACCGGTGCTGTGGTCCCGGTGAGGCTTTGGCAGGGAGCACCCGTGAGCCCAAACATGTCCTTGCCGTGTGGGAtacagagcagaggaggggaaaaagtaacaaaataattaaaatataagaaatggtaaagaaagtaaaattaataaatcattTTATAAGTAATTaagataaataattaaaatattaaatttaaatgaataaataattaaaggaaataataagaaaaaataacaataggtaaagtaatttgaaaaatagataataaaaacaatataaagtttaataaaagaaataataaaaataaaatagaataacataattgaaataaaataaagataatataaaatgaataaataataatataaaaataagataaGAATATAAACCTCTGCTCATCCCTGAACTGGCTCCTCTTCTCCCACACTCTGCTCAGCACCGCGGTCCCGTTTTGACCCCATCCCTGGCCCTGGACCGAGGTGATCAGACAAAACCCGCCAGCCCTTCCAGAGTTGCCTCATTTGGGATTTCTGCTCCGCAGGAACGTGCCGGTGACAGTGACATCACCGCGGGGTTTGCGCAACGGGGCCCGGCATGGGGAGCGTGTCCCCACGGGCACggggggctgggccgggggggacggggacgcaGGACATCCTATGCCCACCAACGCAGGGTCCCGTCCGCCACGCGCCCCAGCGGCCCCGCGACCTCAACCGCTTCATCCCACGATGCTCTAACCCAGCACCAACATCCCAGCAACCAAACTGGTGCACACCCCATTCCAGCCAAGCCCCCACCACCCCCTTTTCCTAATTTTTGGGGGTGTCGGGAGCTGCTCCCCGGGCTGGAAGGCTCGGTGTTGAGGAGGAAGTCGGGCAGGGGCgcggggaggaggcagcagccggAGTTTCCAGGTGTGTGTACATCACCTGCCCAGCGCTATATAAAGGCGGCGACGGCAGCGGCGCAGCCACTCAACCCCGGGGCAGCATTTCGGAAgggccccccctccccaaagctGTGCTCCCGCACCCGCGACGCCCACCTGATGGTAACAGGGGTGCGGGGGCACATTGctggggggtgggatggggagaccgtgtgtgtgtgcgcgcatggggcgggggggggtgaGGTGTGTTcgtggtttgggggtgcacacGTATGTATAAGGGCTCATGGGGTGGAAATGGGGAGATTTATGGGTGCTGCTCTCTGTGTGTGTGGATGCAGAGGTACCAGTGATACGTGTCTGTGCACATCGGGCTGGTGGGCACAGGGACGTGCGTACTGCTGGAGGTGCACGTGTGCGTATGGGGAGTATAGCGCTCTATACGCGTAAGGGCTGGCTGGTGTGTGCGCACGTGCCTGGCTCGGGGTGTGTGGCTGGGGGTGTGTCTGTGCACACGGAAGATTAGTTTGGGTGTATGCGTGTGTGCTGATAATTTATGTATGTgattgcatgtgtgtgtttgcatatgTGTGTGATTGCCTATGTGCATGTCTGTATGTGCTGTTACCCCTGGGCATGTAGCTGCACATACGCTTGTacttgtgtatatatatataaaaacatgtATGTGCATGGAAGGGCAGTGTGCAACATGTCTGTGTATTTGTGTGCATGTACGTACACGTGTGCACACTGGTGCTAGAGTGTGTCGGTCACAAGTGCTGGTGTCTCCATGGGTGGATGCACATGTGCCGGTGCTGTGGGTGTCTGTGCTGACAGTGTTCCTGTTTGTGCACTCTACGCATGTGCATACAGGTATTCtctgtttatatatatgtgtgtgtgtgtgtgtatgtacagGTATTCTCTGTGTAGCTGTATATGTGTGTGGATGCACATGTTCACATACGCATGCTACATCtctgggtgggggggggtgggtgtgtggATAGACGTGTGCTGGTACTCTGTGCgtgcgtgtgtatatatatatatatatatatatatatatgcacacacgcacacacaaatatataaaaccatGTATGTCAGTGTGTATATGCATGTAAGGGCAGTGCACGTAGGTGTATACGCATGCTTGtacatataaatgtatgtgcACACTGGTACTAGAGTGTGTCGGCCACAAGTGCTGGTGCCTCCATGGGTGGATGCGCATGTGTCAGTGCTGCGAGTGtctgtgctgtgtgtgtgtgtttgtgcactctgtgtgtgtgtgtattcaggtattttctgttcatatatatctatatacatatacacacacacacacgtatgtgTATGTACAGGTAATCTGTGTGTCTGTATAGCTGTATACGTGCGTGCATGCACATGCATAACTCTGGGGGGGACGGGTGTGTGGATAGATATGTGCTGGTACTCTGTgtatctttttgtgtgtgtgtgtgtacacacgTGTGTAAATGTGCCCCCTCTGACCCGTTCTCTCGCAGGGCTggctctctgccctgctgctcctggctgccctggccccgcGCCCCGGCCTGCGCGTCCCCCCGCATCACCCCCACGTGCGCTGCTACAGCGCGGGGGAGCTGGGGGACGGCGAAGCCCCCGCGCAGCTCCTGGGCCGCAGCCTGCGCTGGGACCACTACGTGCCGGTGCAGCTGGTGCCGCAGCTGGAGCGCGTGCAGGAGGCCACGGCGGGCCACCCCCACCGCCACCGCCGGCACCGCCAGCCCGCCTGCCCCGCGCTGCAGCTGCGCAGCGGCCTGCGCAGCGAGCCCAACGAGCGCTCCATCTCCCCGTGGCGCTACCGGTGAGTGTGTGCCCGCCGGGACCCCCCATCCTGCACTGGCTGCTGCGCTCAGTTTCCCCAAGCATCCCTCAAACACCCCTTCTCTGGTTGCAgttccgtgcctcagtttccccaagcATCCCTCAAACACCCTTTCCCTGGTTGCAgttccgtgcctcagtttccccaagcATCCCTCAAACACCCTTTCCCTGGTTGCTgttccgtgcctcagtttccccaagcATCCCTCAAACACCTCTTCCCGGGGCATCCCTGTTACCTGGCACTGTTGATTCGAACACGGGGGTGACTTGGGGGCACAGGGTAAGGGGCTCACTGACCGTGTCCCCCCTCAACCCGCAGCATCGATGAGGACGAGAACCGCTACCCGCGCAAGCTGGCCTTTGCCGAGTGCCTGTGCAGCGGCTGCGTGGACGTCAAGACGGGGCGGGAGACGACGTCGCTCAACTCGGTGGCCATCCACCAGACCATGATGGTCCTGCGCCGCAAGCCCTGTCCCCGTCCCGCGGGCCCCGGCCTCGTCACCTTCGAGGTGGACTACATCAGGGTGCCGGTGGGCTGCACCTGCGTCCTGCCCCGCACCGGCCGCTGAGCCCCCCGGCTCCCGTGGAGCCCCGTAGCGTGACTGTGTCACCGCGTCCACCCCCACCCGTGCTTGTTTTAGAGCACCCACCCACAGCCGGGTGTCCCCTCAACCCGTCACTTTCTTATTTATGAGTTATTTATCAGCCTTGCtgctgggggatttttttttttttttttaaacccgtATTTATTGCTGATCCCCGCTCCGACCCCTGCAAAGCTGCGACTTGGGGTCCGGCGTCACCCCACGGTGCCCAAGGCCCCCCAGCCAGACACTGCGAGCACTGTCGGGTGTTCGCtggttatttattttccccaaaacctATTTATTGTTTCCTCTATATGTGCTATTTAACGATGGCAGCAAATAAAGGACGACCCCGCTGGGCATGGTCCTTACTCTGTTCCCAGCCAGAGGGGGGGCAAATGGATGGGGACACGTCCACGGGTGTCCCGTGGGGCGATGCTCGGCAAAGCACCAGTGCACCCAGTGCAGCAGGGTAGGATGAACTGGGAGGCAATGGGGAGGGTGGTCCCAGCCCTGGaggggggcagccccagcagccgcaGCTCCCCACCACCCACTCCTTTCCCAAGgctctgccccccagcacccacgggcCCAGCGCCACCTGCCGGGGCCACCCCACGTGTCCTgccagcacccacgggtgcccTGGGGCGGCTGCACCCCCCATGAGACCAGGGTTCACATGGGGGGGCCCAGAGCAGCGGCTGATGCCCAACTGGGTCAAGAATTTGTCACCACCACGCAGCACATGGATGTgactgtcccttgtcccccgCATGTCACACCCAGTCACCCCCTAGCACTCACGAGCTGGGAGTGGGGATGGAAATTCCCCCACACACCTTCCCTGCTTGGGGGGGGCACTCCAGGTTTGGGGGCTCCTCTGGGGCGCAACCGGGGCACAGGGCAACCCCTGGGGACAACATGCCATTGCACGCGTCCCCCCAGCTTCACCCCCCTGCCCCTATGGCCCCTGGGGACatggccctgtcccccccggggcaggagggacatggccctgcagcagccacactgtgctccagcccagctTCAGCTGCACCGCAGGGTTTGCCCGTAATCGCGCTGTTTATCCTTAAACC is a window from the Caloenas nicobarica isolate bCalNic1 chromosome 9, bCalNic1.hap1, whole genome shotgun sequence genome containing:
- the IL17C gene encoding interleukin-17C, producing the protein MCIQGWLSALLLLAALAPRPGLRVPPHHPHVRCYSAGELGDGEAPAQLLGRSLRWDHYVPVQLVPQLERVQEATAGHPHRHRRHRQPACPALQLRSGLRSEPNERSISPWRYRIDEDENRYPRKLAFAECLCSGCVDVKTGRETTSLNSVAIHQTMMVLRRKPCPRPAGPGLVTFEVDYIRVPVGCTCVLPRTGR